ATGTTGTTAGTTATGTCCGAGGACATGGCGAAAGATTGATATGAAGACATAATGAACATTGACATCTCATCAGTGGCTATCAACCTCATGAAGACCAGAAACAAGCACATCCCTCAGTTGAAatgtaagagcaagttcacccgttgggtcaccagggcaccagggcaggaaactattcactgccactggatctttgcttccacccattgggtcagggtcaccagtcagttactgttcatcgaatattttataaatttttttttggaaaatgagaaatgtatgatgtaataaatagtattgataaacaatttgaaaatgcaaccaaagaaaattttattggtagacaaattatatgtccaccgacagttttatcatatatacactaccgacaaagtttttgaaaagtgtgaaaatatttaaaactccaccgacacttttatcatgtataccaccgacaaagtttttgaaaagtgtgaaaatttttttaactccaccgacacttttatcacatgcacaccaccgacaagttttttgaaaagtgtgaacaaagtttaaaatccaccgacacttttatcacatgcacaccaccgaCAAGTTTTTTGAAATGAGTGAGTGATAACCCACCGACGCTTTTATGTGTggaaaatttcaataaatagacATGATGTTTTCACTACATACACACACCATCCGAGCTTAACAAAACTTCACCCTTTTCATATCTCTAGCATTACATATTTCCTAAATTTCCCTCGTTGCAATGAACAATTTGTGGGATCAAATTCGACGGTCTCaggatgaggatgatgaagagatgatggCCACCAACGCCATTGTCATGGCTGCAGTCGCTCAAGAATCTGAAAACCAACACCGAGGGCGCGGTTCTCATCCGGGTCGTGCACCAAATGAGGAACGATTTAGAGAAGAAAGGGGCAAAGGTATGTTGGCCGACTACTTTGTCGACCGGCCAGTGTTCAAAGATGCGGAGTTCCGAACACGTTACAGGATGAGTCCCAATCTCTTCCAGCGTATATCTACTGACCTTTGCCAGTATGATCGTTACTTTGTTCAAAGGTCAGATGCTACTGGCAAAGTCGGACTGCTTCCGGAGCAGAAGATGACAGCTGCCTTGCGAATGCTTGCGTACGGTGCAGGGGCAGATCAATGTGCTGAGTATTGTAGGATGGCGAAATCCACCTCCGTTGCAGCCCTTCAGCACTTCACACGAGGAATTGTTGATCTTTACTCAACACAATACCTCCGCGCTCCAATTGCAGCCGACCTCAGACGACTTCTTACCAAAGCTGAGAGGAGAGGTTTTCCAAGAATGATTGGGAGCATCGACTGTATGCATTGGCAATTGAAGAATTGTCCGACAGGTTGGGCTGGAGAATATAGTGGTAGGAAACAGATCCCTACTATCATCCTGGAAGCAGTCGCATCTTACGATACCTAGATTTGGCACGCATTCTTTAGAATGCCTGGGGCATGCAACGACCTGAACGTCTTGGCAAAGTCTCCATTGTTTGATGAGCTTACCGCCGGTACAGCACCTCTTGTCCAATTCCAAGTTAACAACAGAGCTCACAATCTAGGGTACTATCTCGCCGACGGTATTTATCTTCGATGGGCGACTTTCTTGAAAACTGTTCGAAATCCTACACGCCCCAAGGAAATCGAGTTTGCAAAGGCTCAAGAGGAGTATAGGAAGGATGTAGAAAGATGTTTTGGTATATTACAGTCACGGTTTGGTATTGTTCGAGGAGCTGCTCGTGGGTGGCATAAAGAGGACCTTCGATACATTATGTTGAcgtgtattatattacacaacatgattgtCGAAAATCAACGACCTGAAGATAGCGATGATGAGTTGGAGTCTGATGATGAGGAGGTTAATAATATGAGGCCCAGGATTGCTGAGGTATGGGAGGGACCAACCGGTAGAGACTTTgatcctgttggtagagatgCTCATCATATGAACGGATTCATGGACCGCTACCAACAAATTAGATCTGAGCACAGTCACTCCAACCTTCAGGAAGACCTCATTCAACACTTTTGGGAATTTCAAGGCAATAGGCGTATCTAGATCtgctatttgtgtgtgttttctattagtttttatgtttttaattatgtttgtgtggtttctactttagttttaatgtttttaattatgtttgtgtggtttcatttagcttttcatttgtaagggcattattcaaataaattttaatttcatcaatctaatattacataagtcaaaaaccaagcattggaatcataacaatacaattatttaaaatatataactccctaattttcctaatcctcatcttcattaggaatccaatttgtgttgGTGGATTCACCCGAAGAGAAAGGTGGGGAAGGGACACCACCggtgaatggtggttgtgggaagCCACCGGGGAAAAGAGATTGTGGATAATACCCACTGGGGAATGGAGGTTGTGGATAGCCACTGGGGAAAGGAGGTTGTGGATAGCCACCAGGGAAAGGAggttgtggatagccaccgGGGAAAGGAGGTTGTGGATAGCCACCAGGGAAAGGAGGTTGTGGATAGCCACCAGGGAAAGGAGGTTGTGAATAGCCACCAGAGAAAGGAGATTGTGGATAATACCCACcggggaatggtggttgtgggaagCCACTGGTTGCATCTTCAGCTTCtttctctgcaatttttttttgttttctttgccagtaattctttttggttggcgtcatcttacttgtgtccatctccataatacgctcttccctctcttgaatTTTGAATGCCTCGTTTCGCatatccatttgcaagcatataTAATCTCATTGTTGTTGGTCACGGAGATGTCGAGCATATTCCTCATCACGTTTCTTCTTGGCAGACATCATTGATGTTTGGTTCGTTGCTATAGTCTCCACAGCGGATGTCAGAGGACTGGAATCATTAgattctttctttcctttccgaagagcttctttggcagccttctttccttgaggcctcaccgaAGGATTGGGAGTTGCATCGGCGTTTACCTCATCTGCATCTATGTCCAACTGGATATGAGAATCAGGAACGGATTGTTGTGTGTGCATCCGTTGAGTTCCTCCCCTGGAGGTTCCTCCAGCCGAAGATGAATGGTTTGGAATGTCATCAAATTATTGAAACCCCTTAACAATCTCGTAACATTCTAAACTAATGAaatcaccttttttttcttttcctttcgatTTGGTCATCGCAGCTCTCCACAAATCTTGTGCTTGACGTCGCTatttaatttaaacaaaaaagtataaatctattagtacaaatataaacgaggTACAATGTATCAACTATTTAAGTATAAATTGGTATAAtgtataatttaaataaaatgaagtataaagtttgattataaagtactaatttgaagtataattatcaactaaattttaatatatgaactaataatttaaagtataattatcaacaaaatatttcaactaataatttaaagtaagatgtatcaactaattaaattttaatatacactaaaagaatcataaaaattaaaattcgtgttacactacaaattcatacctcatcaatcatattcgcaccactcttgtaccaaattttcgcttgccttaatgcacaatgccaaGCATAAAGTTCgactttcaaggttttccacctCCCTTGAAAATCTTGCAATGATCGGACATATCCATCCCAATGTTCGGCATAGTGTTGGCGTACCTCTATCCATAGATCATCTTTTCTTCGTTCCGTACCCTTTGCCGGATCTTTGCTAACATccttccaagacttgcacaattgaatgtcTTCACTAGTTTGCCAACGTGTCCCGTCAATACTTGGATCTCGTACGGGTTGGACAATCGTATTGCCTCGTACACTCATATTGgaataaaaaaattgtagagtatgaaagctatgaggagaaggaaaaaaaaattttgaggaagaaagatgatttttttggtgtgagaagtaaaataggaggtgaggtatttataggaaattgtggttaattttttttgttaccgttgTAATCTAacggttagtttttttttttttttttttttttaaacctctTGTACCAACCGTTAGATCCCTTCAAGGCTCAAAATCAACGGTCCAAATCTGTGGACCGTTGCATTCAAATTGCAAAGTAGCCCAACGGCTACACGCCATGTCGCACCCGACTGCACCCCCACGCCACTAGACGACAAAAGCGTGGCGCCCAAGCGCCTGCTGTCCTGTCGCCGCTAGAAGACAAGCGGTTGGGCTTCACGTCTTCGGCTACGCTCGTCTCCcctgtcgtcttcttcttcggcCAGCCTGGCAGCCTGGGTCACCGGCTCAGTCACCATGGTGCCCGAGATGGTGCCTTCGGCCTCCCCCTGTAGTCTTGCCCCAGATCCGGTGGAAGGATGAACAGTGCAAAATTCCTCCCCCCCGGCCTCCTTTTGACGTGGTGCCCGGTCAAGAACAAgcccggtgaacttgctctaaccaAACTCCTCGTTAGAATCTCTTGATTCATTGATGGTATGATGCATGttgacatgttttttttttaatgattccTCCTGGCCATTGCTAATTATATCGTTTCTCCTTATGTTTCTAGTGTGGCAGTGATGCTACTATTAGTGCTGCCCGAATGCTAGGGGAAGTGAGTAGGTTGTAGACTCTGAGACTCAAACATTCAGTTGCAGTTGTTTATACTAGGGCTTCATTTCCCACTTCTCTTCTTCTAATTGATTAACAATTTATTGTTTAGTTATATTCCTTTACTAACCATGGTTCTTTACTAATCATGGTTGTATTTGCTTGCAGGCTTCTTAAACCTGGAGGGGTCTATATTTTGGTAACTAAAACTCACTAGAtttaattctttcttttattggaAGTTGAAAGTACTAGTGTGTAAGAAAGATCAAGATAACGTAGGTGTTTTAATTTACCGATTGACTCTGGCAACTCAGATATTGTATAACCCTTGAAAGAGAGCGCTCGCAAGTACTGCAATTTTGGAAGTAAATCAGATGTAACCTTATAAGTGGCAGGAATGTCCTCAGACGTATACATTTAAGGTCAGAGTAGGTTTCAAACTTTTGAACCCTGTGTCATACCTATCAAGAATGTAAGATGAATAACGTGCCTTGAGAGGGTATTGAAATTGCATGTTATTCTTCAAGTCTTCCTCCAATCTAAAACAAGTTTCTCCTGCTGCCCGTCGTGCTAAATTAATAACAAGGTCATGCATTACATATTTCGAATTGTTCTTGCTTGACTTTTGGAATAATGACGTGGATAGTAGTGCTTGAAAACAAATAATTGCCTATATCTTCCAGTTGGACCAGACCCTCTTTCATCCAAAGATGGACCAATTGCTTCTTCCCAAATTCAGTCATTCGGAAATACTGAACAATAGGCAAAACAACTAATACATAATTGAACCAGTATTCATGTGGTCCTTTCTCTAGTTTCCAGACCTGATAGACCACTGCAAGACGAACATGCAGAAGAATTGAGGCCAAGTGCATATGCTGGAAACATAACAATTTTAGCCTTCCTGTTGGGAATCATAAATGAGAATAACACTAGAATCATTTAAGAAACAGAAGAATTGGTCAAAATTGCAGCAAGTATCACAAAAGTAAATAAAGGAGAAATCTACTGGAGAGTTGCAGACATGGTCCTCCCAACTTCGCCTGCTCGAAGAGAGTGATTTGTAATTCTACGCGATTGATTTGAGTTTTTCAAAGTCAATGATGACATATCTTCGTGTCGTGATCTGTCAAAGAGAAGAAGGGTAGGAAAGACGTTTACAAGGTATGTGTAGGAGGGTAAAATTAAAAGCTtccctgctgctgctgctgctgcatgTCCGTCCAAGGAGGGGAGGGCTTCGCCTCAACTCGAGTCACTAAACCTTACCCAAAACCTGAAGCCGCAATCCGAAAGTTCTAAACTTGACTATACCCagctaatctctctctctctctctctctaaatatgTGTTTCTGTAACTTATGGCTTCATTGCCACTCTCTAGTAAACAGCCTTTGTTCTGGAACATCTATTGCCACTTTCTTTAGAATATTATGACTGGACTGGATGTGCATTGATGTACAGGTTTCTCATGAAGAATTCAGACAGTTTTAGAAATCAAAATTGTTGATGAAAGTTCTGGGTTTTCTCCTATGTTGATTATAATACATTTCGAGATCGGAGTTTATACATTCTCCTATTATTGGTTTTCTGATTAGCTAGCGACAATAAGAATGAAGCAGCTAATGTAGGTGTTTACTTACGAAATGTTGAAACTCTAATATTAAGAACTATTTCGTATATTATTTGAAAGCTTATAATTCCAGATAGTTCTTTATGTATCTTTTACTGTCTGATTCGAGGGGATGAGTACTCCACAGGGGAAGTTGAGGACTTATTGAATTCAGCTTATTAGTTTTTTGAACTTCTAttgaatgtgtttaaatagttCAGGACTTTTCTATGCTCCATTATAGATTTCTTTTACATTATATTGGTTACATAATGTGTCTGTTGATTCCATTTATTCATCAGTGTAAGCAGCAAAAAAGATGGGCTGATGGGTCACAGAGAGCTTCTAAAGTAGTTGCATACTATGGCTTGAAGGAACCACCTTATAAATTTGTAAGTACAGAATCCCTCCTTATAATTTTTGAATTATCATTTTATTATACATTCCTTGAGTGACCTGCCACTGTTTCTATTTTAGGATGATTTGGAACCCTATATGAGTAAGAGGACATTGGAGGTTCATTGGGGAGACCATCATCGTAACTACTTGGAAGGTTTGAAAAAACAGCTAGAGAAGAGTGACATACTGTATGGCTACACTTTTGATGAACTCGTCAAAGCAACATATAATAATGGGAATCCCTTAACTGAATTTAACAACGCTGCTCAGGTATCAACTTAGATTGTCAGCTTACTCAGCCATATATTACTCGTCAATGATAGGAAACATTCAGCTATGCAGAGGAACATTTTAGAATAAAATATAATCATGTAGCCAGGAGACTATCTTGGAATGGCAGAAATGGTAGAGGTATAAGTAGAGCAAGAGTGGAGCTGGGTGATAGGTTGATGGAGAAGAATCTACTACAAAGTAGGACTGTAAACTGAGCACGCTAGATCCTGGCTTTAACTTATTCaaactttttatttctttggtTGATTATCCTAAAGGTTTTCATGGTGTTTCATACTGGTTAAATGTTGGAAATTTCAAACTTCAATCGCTACCAAAGATACGTTGTGGAAAGGGATGTGACACCTTTTGCATTAGTTTGGAAGTTCATAGTTGTTTCCATCCAAGTTGGGAACTATGGGATCTTGCAGGCCTGGAATCATGACTTCTTCTAGGAATCCATGCAACCTGGAGGATTGGACATGCCCAAACTAGGTGTAATTGAGCAGATTGAAAAGGATTTTGGTTCCAATACAAGTTTCAGAGAGAAGTTTATAGAAGCAGCACTAAATTTGCTTGGCTGGTTTGTAAGGTAAGTTCTTTCTTAATTCAATTTCTGCATCTGTGTTAATGTGGTTGGAATTCTTAAGGAATGAAAAACCCTCCTTAATGGTGTCATCTCTAGGATGTATAGCCGTTAGGATGTATGTTTTAGCTGCTCTTTGTTTTTCTGTTCCCTCTTTGCTGAGGTTGTTGCTTTGTTAGCTTGTTAGCTTTTTTAGGTACTGTTCCTTGTTGCTTGTCTGGTTTTGTTTAAAGCCAGGGTTCTTCTATATAATCAttcattaaccaaaaaaaagaaaaaccctcATTTGGAGCTTTCTTTTAACGCGTCTTGTTATCCGTCATTCTGTTGAAGGacaatgatatgcaataatctATATCATGATTCTTGCAATAGAAGTGCAAGAAACTACAGCGTATatcatgtcacagatcttgaaATTTAGATAGATAACAATTATGATACAGTTATCATGTAGTCATGACTAATTATTATGCACTCATGCTCGACATTGTTCCAGAAGATCGCGACCCACCAAGTGTCTGTACAAACCAGCTAAGGACATCATCTTGTGGCCTTGTTTTGCGAATAAACTCCAGTCATTACTAATTATTTTCCTTGGTTTCATTTTTGCCAgtaaagagagaagagagacaaCTCAAGATAGTTAGAACTTCAAATGCCATTTCCCCACTTGTCTGGGATGACATAGTAAGTAAAGCCGATGTTTCTGAATACtggttttttactttttcaattattttagaAGTTGCATTGATCGTCTTCTCTTATTGTGCAGCTGATAATCTGTTTCGATATGTGGGAGGCGTGTTaatgacctctctctctctctctctctctctctctctctctatctctatctgCTTCTATATAtacttctcttcttctccctttgTGGAGATGAAGATGAAATTTGTCTTCAGTATGCTGATAATGTCTTTACTTGCTTTCTTGCAGTATGCTTATTATCTGGATTACAAGGTATGTGTTTACTTGCTTTTCTTGCAGCAAGCTTCACTTTCTGTCCAGAACCTCAAGTATTTTATGAATGATCCTTGGGTGTCTTGCTGTCAACAGAATGACAGAGGAAAGATTGTGGTTTTATTTCTCTGTTTATAAGCAGTCTAACCAGATAATCAACTAAAAATTATAAAAAGCAAATAGCTGAATGCCTTGTGTATTTGAAAAACGAGTTTCATACATGATATCTACAGAAACTGTTTTAAAGTTCGATACATAAAAACTATCTGCAGCACTTGAGACCTGAAATACTCAAGCAACCAAAAAAGAACTCAGAAAGGTCTTGTTTGGTACTCTGACTTTTGGTTCAGGTCTAGTTGTGTGATGAACATTGGACTGGGGCTTCTATATGGCCTGAGCTTGCAGAGTCGTTCAAAGTATGAAATCTTGAGTCCCTTTTTCCTTGCAATGTCAGCGCGAACCCAGAGCGGACTATTTCCATGATTACCAGTAACTATAACACTAGTGGCCTTGACAGCAAAGTTAGTCAGGGCGACCAATGTTTCCGGCTCAATAGCAGatgaagcatccaccagaaaaATATGGCTAAAATGTCCAGCAGCTATGCCTTTATCATGTAGTCGGAAGCTACTCACGAAAGTTGAGAAAATCACTTTGTATTCCCGGAGTTTCTCTATTGCAGGACAAGAAAAACAAGACTCTTTGTAAAGGGATGAGCGGAGGATGTCCTCAGGTACCTCATCTCTCTCTCGGAATGCAGCATTGGCACGAAACATAGTCGACTCTGGAATCACCTTCACCAAGCTTCTCATCAGCATATCGCAGCAGCTGTTAGTAGGTGCACAGATAAGAATGCGATACTCTGGTGACTTCCGACATAATTGGTATACGGCTTCACTAACAACCACTCCAGTTCTTGAAGGTTCTCTTACATATGCAAAAGATTTGGCTTCACAGTCCGGACCAGTTACTACATAAGGTGGTGAGCCCTGAATCCTTAAGATATGTCCGACTGCCGAACGTTGATCTTGATCAAGCTTATGACCGGTAGTAGAAAGCAGAGCTGGTGCAGTAGGAATGCTTGCTCGTGAGTCACAGTCAGGGAAGAGGAAGTTCTGAAACAAGGCATCTGATGCAGCTTTTACGGCATGGTGGGCTCTTTTCAAACAAACTCTATTGAATGAGAAGCTGATATCATATTTTTTGTTGGAATGATGATAAGAATAAAAGTCATCCTCAAATTCAACCAAAACGCGATTGCTCCCAACAACTTTATAGATGAGGCCCTGTACATATGACATGCATGAAACCAAGGTTAGAATGATAATAATGTGGATATATAACTGAAATTTAACTAGTACAGTCTACACACTACTATAAGCCTATAACCattgtttcttttttgattCTCTGAGTAAATGAAGCAGATTCAGGATAAGATTCGGTTTGACAATCTGAATGGTAAATCAGAAATGCCAGGACCTAGTGAAGTAGAACTTGGTGATAAACAGAATCCAGCATATGCAAGGGCATAAATGGATGTTCAGAGTTTACCTTAAAGGGCTCAGTAGTACTATTACTCACTGGTCGTGCAAGGACCAAGTCCCTTGATAAGAGGAATGGCCGTTTCTCAGGAACACGATCAAGCTCAAATGCTACAAAGGTTTTGTCTTCCTTATCTTCCTTTTTCCGATTTTTATAAAGTGCTTCCTTTTTCCGGTTTTTATAAATTGAACTTTCATCCAACGCTAATGTCACACCCTTCAAAAGGAAATCACTCCATTTCTGATTCAAATAACAGCATTAGATTTGTTGTTTTTAAGCCAGCACCAAAAAGCAAACAACATCCGGAAAATCACATGACAAGATTTCAAATCACAAAAAGCTACATCTATCTAAAGGAGGTGGAGTGTTCAAACACTCCCTAAAGGCCCTCAACAAATTACCCTTGATTTAAGGAACAAACCATAATCCTACTGAacttaaaaaaaatactctatcACTCCTATGTACAAAGTAAGGGACGTAAGCTATGAACAGTAAGGCATGGTCTGCAGCTTCCAATAAGTGTATATCTAATGGTTTGAGATATGCAACAGGGTAATaagatttatgcatgtaataaTTAGGGTACCTCCAAGTAGAAATCTTCAGAATATAAGAGAGCGGCAAAGTAGTCCTTGTATGTTGTGGGAGATAATGGGCGATTCAGAACTTTGGGCGCAATTTCTTTCTTGATCAAGGCTTCGATATCCTCAGGAATCATGA
This portion of the Rosa chinensis cultivar Old Blush chromosome 1, RchiOBHm-V2, whole genome shotgun sequence genome encodes:
- the LOC112198957 gene encoding uncharacterized protein LOC112198957, producing MNNLWDQIRRSQDEDDEEMMATNAIVMAAVAQESENQHRGRGSHPGRAPNEERFREERGKGMLADYFVDRPVFKDAEFRTRYRMSPNLFQRISTDLCQYDRYFVQRSDATGKVGLLPEQKMTAALRMLAYGAGADQCAEYCRMAKSTSVAALQHFTRGIVDLYSTQYLRAPIAADLRRLLTKAERRGFPRMIGSIDCMHWQLKNCPTGWAGEYSGRKQIPTIILEAVASYDT
- the LOC112198966 gene encoding uncharacterized protein LOC112198966, which produces MPGACNDLNVLAKSPLFDELTAGTAPLVQFQVNNRAHNLGYYLADGIYLRWATFLKTVRNPTRPKEIEFAKAQEEYRKDVERCFGILQSRFGIVRGAARGWHKEDLRYIMLTCIILHNMIVENQRPEDSDDELESDDEEVNNMRPRIAEVWEGPTGRDFDPVGRDAHHMNGFMDRYQQIRSEHSHSNLQEDLIQHFWEFQGNRRI
- the LOC112174934 gene encoding probable RNA helicase SDE3 yields the protein MGSSNSKPHPASAESPPYYSKPSPSSPKPPPYSSKPPSSPACPQPPPYSSKPPSSPASSKPPSSPVSPQPPPYSSKPPSSPAYSSKPPSSPVSPQPPAYSSKPSSSPFSPKCPPVFKSVLRPASSSSNNDDISQHQQYEKRTAFVCLEKDPLPVFMIPEDIEALIKKEIAPKVLNRPLSPTTYKDYFAALLYSEDFYLEKWSDFLLKGVTLALDESSIYKNRKKEALYKNRKKEDKEDKTFVAFELDRVPEKRPFLLSRDLVLARPVSNSTTEPFKGLIYKVVGSNRVLVEFEDDFYSYHHSNKKYDISFSFNRVCLKRAHHAVKAASDALFQNFLFPDCDSRASIPTAPALLSTTGHKLDQDQRSAVGHILRIQGSPPYVVTGPDCEAKSFAYVREPSRTGVVVSEAVYQLCRKSPEYRILICAPTNSCCDMLMRSLVKVIPESTMFRANAAFRERDEVPEDILRSSLYKESCFSCPAIEKLREYKVIFSTFVSSFRLHDKGIAAGHFSHIFLVDASSAIEPETLVALTNFAVKATSVIVTGNHGNSPLWVRADIARKKGLKISYFERLCKLRPYRSPSPMFITQLDLNQKSEYQTRPF